A stretch of DNA from Microbacterium croceum:
CCTGAACAGCATGGCCGCATCTGGCCTGGGAGGACGTTGACATGACGGATGCCGCCGGGCTGGCCGCCCTCGCCGGACGACACCTCGACCTGGTCACCGCCCCGTTCACGCTGCCGCGGTCGCGCGTGCTCGTGTTCCGCGCTGACGACGGTGACGGCGTGCGCGTGCACACCTCGGAGTATGAGCGCCGGCTCTCGGACTGCCGCGTGCTCGACGAACTGACGGTGGTGGATGCCGCCGGCGTCGTGCTTCCGGTCTCTGCGGTGCTGCCGGGGCGGGTGACGTTCGGCGATCGCGCGACGCTCACGTTCGCGGACCCCTCGACGCTGAGCATCGGCCCTTCGACAAGGTCAGGGACCCAGGGGGCGTTGCACCTGCGGCTTCGGCATCCGGACGGGCGGAGCGAGGAGCATGCGCTGGGCGACGGCATCCGGCTGCGTGTGGCCGGTGATCGCACCGTGACCGTCGAGCAGGGCGACCACGAAGCAGACCTATCGGCGACCGCGCGCATCTGGACGGACTGGTTCGCGAAGTGCCCGATCGTGCGCGACGACCTGCAGGAGATGGCCGCGTTCTGCTGGTGGGTGCTCGGCGCGAACATCGTCGAGCTGCCGTCGCTGGGCGATGCCAGAGCGATCGTGCCGTCGAAGATCGGCTACGTGGGGCTGTGGCAATGGGATGCGTACTTCATCGCGGTCGGCCTGCGCCACGGTGACCCGGAGCTGGCACGCGAGCAGCTCGACATCGCGTTCCGGTTCCCTCAGCCCGACGGGCAACTGCCCGATGTCGTGCACGAGCTCGGGGTGCTGGCGACGAGCGACGACCTGCCCGAGGGTGACCGTGCGAACTTGCGCAGGGCCGGGTCGCAGATCGCCGATCCGAGCGCGCCGGTGCCGCTGACCAAACCCCCGCTCGCGGCCTGGGCGCTGCGCAAGGTGCTCGCGGTGCAGGACGACCCCGACTACGCGCGCACCCAGCTCGCCCGCGTCATCCGTTCGCAGGACTGGTGGTTCGCGGGCAGCGACCTCGATCACGACGGGATGCCGGAGTACGGGCATCCGTACTCCTCCGGCCTGGACGATAGCCCGATCTTCGACGGTCCGCTGCCGACCTCGGCACCGGATCTGGGTGCGTACCTGGTGCGACAGGACCGTGAGATCGCCGACCTCCTGCGTCGCTACGAGCCCGCGGTCGACGTCTCGCGTTTCGAGGAGCGTGCGGCGGCGACGCAGGAGCTGCTGCTCGGGATGTGGGATGCCGATCGCGGCCGCTTCCTCGCGCACGGCGGCGGCGAGCCGCAGCGGAGCGACACCGTCGTGGGGCTCATGCCGCTGCTCACCGGCGCTCTGCCCGAGGCGATCGCGGACGCCCTGTGCGCGGCCGTCGATGACCCGCAGCGATACGCGCTGCCATGGGGGCTGCCGACCGTCGCGGCGTCCGACCCCGACTTCTCTGACGAGCGGATGTGGCGGGGACCGATCTGGGTCAACACGAGCATGCTCGTCGCCGAAGGGCTCGAGGCCTCGGGGTACCCCGAGCGCGCCCGCGCGCTGCGCGAGCAGACCGTGGCGCTCGTGATCCACGCCGGCGGCCCGCACGAGTACTACAACCCGCACACCGGCCGGAAGGCCCGCACCGCGACGACCGCCTTCGGCTGGTCGGCCGCGCTGTTCATCGACCTGGCCGTCACACTGAGCGCCTGACGGGGTTCCGGTCGCGCCGTCGTGATCGCCCGTCTGTGCGTTGGTAGGACGCGTCGACGAGAATGTGGCGATGGAGGAAGAATGAAAGACGCCACCCTCGCCCAACACCCCGACTTCACGCTTCGGCGCTCGACCGCACTCACCGGGGTCTTCGTCGCGCTGGCGTTGCTCGCGCTCCTGGGGTTTGTTCTGGCGATCACCCACTACGGCGAGTTGGCTCAGACCGAAAGCGTCTCGTGGCGCGGACGATCGACGACGGCATTGGCTGGCATCGTCGCTCCCGCCTCCGTGGGCTTGAGCGCGTTCGCGGCGTTCCTGTTCGCGTGGCTCGCACTGTCCAACTCGACGCGGTGGGTGCGAACCTCCACCGGTACGAAGCTCCGCGGCATCGAGTTGGTCGTTGCAGGCGACGGGGCTATCGGTGATGAGCTGTACCGCCGCCTGTCCACGGGCGATCCCGCCCAGTACCTTCCGATTCCCGTCGCCAAGAAGGGCGAACTGCGCGTGCACATCTATCGCGCCGACGCCGACCGGCGCGCCTTCATCACGATCGAGCAGCGCTCGGGAGCCGAGCCGCGCACGTGGCCGTTGATCGAACTCGCCGACCGAGGTTACGTGCAGATCAAACGGCGCAATGCCGAGGACTTCGCCAAGCCCTACGTTGCCGCCTGACTTCGAAAGTCACGTCGACGTCGTGTGCGACGGTGGCGCACCACCTTCTGCGCGGCAGTGCCCTCACAGAGCGCCACCGCGGCTCAAGGTCTCATCAATCACGAGGTCACCTGCGCATCCGATGCAACGTCGCCACCGCCCACCGGACGCCAGCTCAGATACGACTCCTCCTCGATGCCGGCGGCGGTCTGCACCACGGCGATCCAGACTGCCGGTCTCAACCAGAACTGCTTCAGGCTGCCGCAATGCCGCGCACCGCGACTCGAGTGCAGCGCTGGTCACGACGGGTCTGCCTGTGGCATCGGGTGGATGACGCTGCGGCGTCCATTTCGGAACTCAGCGATCGCGTCATCGACCTGAATCGACGACGCCGCGAACAGCGCTGTCTTGTCACGCGCGACGATCAGGATGCCACCTCCGCGCACGTCCGGATACACGTACACAGCGTCATCCTCTGGCAGGGGCACGACCTTCAGCTCAGCTCCCGGGAACCTTGGAGCCAGCACCGACCTGCCGTAGTCAGCGAGGTCCGCCACGGCGGCCTCGCGGCTCTCGTCGTTCATGTCGCTCAGCGCAGACACCCCCTCGACCTCCTGCAAGGGCGACAGCAGTCGTGTGACAAAGGCACGGAGCCCCTCGGCCGGCACCTCGAGACCGATCGGGCTGCCGGGGTTGACGACCAATCCCGCGAATTCGGGAACGCGACGCAGCAGTTCGAACGCCGGAACGAGCACGGGCACACGTTCCGGCGCGAATCTGCCGAACTGGTCCGGGTGTGTGAACACCGCGAGCAACCGGCCACGCGGCCCGTCGACGATCAGTGGCGCATCCGGGAAATCCGACTCCGGCGGTTCCCCTTCGTTCAACAGAAGAACCTGCCCAGCCGCGATCACCCACAACACCGTTTCGGGGTCGAGTCTTCCCTCTCGGCCCTGTGCAATCGCACGCTCAAGAACGCTTGCAGGTCGGGACTCAGCCACGGGGGTCTCCTGAGGGGTTTCCGTCACGGTGCATCACCACGGACATGATCTCAGCAATGCCCGACACCGCCTCTGCGCCGAGAGCCGACTCGAGGAGCCAGCGCTCGGCCGTGTCGATCCGGTCGGTCTCACGCGCGGCCGCTCCGTCATCGAGGCGAAGGAGTCCAGGGCGCGTGCCGTCGACCGCGAGCACGCAACCGCCGCGCTCGACACAGAACTCCGCCCGCGTGTCGACACGTACCATCCAGCCCGCCTCGGCGATCTGCTCGCTGATCCGGCGGCCGATCAGCGGCGCCGAGAGAGGCTCATAACGCCACTGCCCGGAGGCCTGAAGTGCGTCTCGACGGCGAAACCCTTCGTCGCCGAACCAGGCCAACACGCCGTCGTCCCTGATCTCATGCGGCCGGTCGTCCTCCAGGATCCAGCCGCGATCCGGGTACCAATGAAGGGTGCTCCTCGCCCAGTAGCTGGCCATGATGAGCACCACGGATTCGGCCATCAGAGCGCATGCCCCGCGAACTCACAACCCGCCTGGCCCTGGCGCGACTGACTCCGCGGGAAGAAGCCCGTTGTCGGTTCCTTGAACAGGCGCCAGGCCTCCGCCGCGTCGCCCGCGCGGGCTGCCTGCTTCATCCGATGCAACGTCGCCACCGCCACCGAATGCCAGCTCAGATACGACTCCTCCTCGATGCCGTCAGCGCCCTGCACTTGCCCCGCCGGAACATCTCGAGCACCTCTTCCGGTTCCGGGGACGACGCGGCGAACATCACCGACTCGTCTGCGTCGACGTACACGGTCACTCCACCGCGCGCCGGCTGCACCAACACGACCGCCCCGTTCGACGGCACGGCAAACGCAGGTCGGCTTCATGAACTGACTCATCGATCTCCCCCTCGCGTGCGCTTCGCATCCAACCACGGGGCGGAGACCTTCGTACGTCGCGGGGTGACAACGAGGCCACGCTCATCCGGCTCGACGACGAGCACCCAATCGCTGCGTTCGATCGGCTCGAACCCCAATTCCTTCGCCCGCCGATCCCCTGTCGTCAGCACAAGGGAGCCTTTCAGATTCGGAGCGACCTGGACCGGGATGCCCTGATAGTTCCCCTCATAGCGGAGCAAGACCACCTCCAGCCTTTCCTCGGGGCCAATGGGGCGCTCGTAGAGCCCTCGCCCTGCGGGGTGGAATCCGTCCTTTCTGCTCGCGGCATCCCGGGAGGTGAGCTTCCACCCACCGCCGAGGACGACCCGATACTCCGTCCCGTTGAGCAGGGCATATGTTCCCGCAGGTCGAAGGGTGTTCACTGTGCTACTCCGCTCGAACGAAGCCGGGATCCGGCGAGAAGATGTCCAGCAGACGCGGCATCTTGTCGATCTTCTCGAAACTCGCATTGAAACGGCCCCAGCCGGTGTCGACGGCTCCGTGGCCTGTACGCGCACGAAATCAGTGCTTCAGCGCTCCGAGCCGCCCTCATCCAGCCAAGGCGCGGCAATGCTCTCTTGGCATGGAAAGATCCGAGGAGGACGTACAACCCGGGAGGATTCAGTGGTGCAGTCGTCATCGAGCGCTCCTGCCGGGAGCATGCGGCACGAACTCGACAGGG
This window harbors:
- a CDS encoding amylo-alpha-1,6-glucosidase; protein product: MTDAAGLAALAGRHLDLVTAPFTLPRSRVLVFRADDGDGVRVHTSEYERRLSDCRVLDELTVVDAAGVVLPVSAVLPGRVTFGDRATLTFADPSTLSIGPSTRSGTQGALHLRLRHPDGRSEEHALGDGIRLRVAGDRTVTVEQGDHEADLSATARIWTDWFAKCPIVRDDLQEMAAFCWWVLGANIVELPSLGDARAIVPSKIGYVGLWQWDAYFIAVGLRHGDPELAREQLDIAFRFPQPDGQLPDVVHELGVLATSDDLPEGDRANLRRAGSQIADPSAPVPLTKPPLAAWALRKVLAVQDDPDYARTQLARVIRSQDWWFAGSDLDHDGMPEYGHPYSSGLDDSPIFDGPLPTSAPDLGAYLVRQDREIADLLRRYEPAVDVSRFEERAAATQELLLGMWDADRGRFLAHGGGEPQRSDTVVGLMPLLTGALPEAIADALCAAVDDPQRYALPWGLPTVAASDPDFSDERMWRGPIWVNTSMLVAEGLEASGYPERARALREQTVALVIHAGGPHEYYNPHTGRKARTATTAFGWSAALFIDLAVTLSA
- a CDS encoding SseB family protein; translation: MTETPQETPVAESRPASVLERAIAQGREGRLDPETVLWVIAAGQVLLLNEGEPPESDFPDAPLIVDGPRGRLLAVFTHPDQFGRFAPERVPVLVPAFELLRRVPEFAGLVVNPGSPIGLEVPAEGLRAFVTRLLSPLQEVEGVSALSDMNDESREAAVADLADYGRSVLAPRFPGAELKVVPLPEDDAVYVYPDVRGGGILIVARDKTALFAASSIQVDDAIAEFRNGRRSVIHPMPQADPS